A stretch of the Streptococcus himalayensis genome encodes the following:
- a CDS encoding G5 domain-containing protein produces the protein MKKQFCLVATSVALLSAVPQVSPVVRVSAEMLDQHTQLKTDLKTLYKQLKALANHDTGRQGYSKSYATIEKSQAFSQLKEIVEKDFKDVEVQTLESIKDELVAKANSSDNNVEFQNYKHAVAEDYAKLLKQTLETAKNILKDAGPDYIKRLEEVAKKQDYEELTKEFQKSYEEVEAKNNLAVYKKTVQEAVKKLSLPTALKNSYLEKIQNAKSKEELDTLQAEAVGAVKAQEMLKQKKEEARRELLGKNDLDPQERTDFVNRVENGSSVEEVEAILREADTRSANNKVIFDKRQQIAKEIAALGFLTADHRVALNERLEQAQVESQLDSVLADAKQKNLEDLKAEEKGTLKKAKEILKTLRTLPELTDPSLYGTSMRVWQDIKELLGAYTDTFEKLKSPDTNDQELRRIRDNLYFVTQFGEVERIARELEQKRRKYPNNTELEEILKSMFTGTPYATIETGKFADFNHFLAEDIYPKQKKFENLFEKLQAQQVGPLTTLTSVVQTIKETKTEEIPFGVQEESNPELPKGQRRTKVAGVKGVRTIVEEVKKQGDKELSRTKVSEMITKPAVTQIVEVGTKEERKTEPLTPLTPAIKTIQEARTEEIPFGVQEESNPELPQGERRVKVFGVKGERTIIEEIKTQGDKELSRRVLSNTVTKEAVTQIVEIGTKVATPLPIPQQPAPKVPEVPEMPPVQPEADPIPQQPAPKVPEVPEMPPVQPEADPIPQQPAPKVPEVPEMPPVQPEADPIPQQPAPKVPEVPEMPPVQPEVDPIPQQPAPKVPEVPKTPPVKSEKGQPSAPKKEKLIVPESPLPKNPQNSPMPPESDGQLPQPPKESNPKISDDVNHNPPSNSPKEEKNDKSQLEQRSNQNLSRENSMHAPSIGDKDMDKIQKMADIRKNKNGSSSDKKLSSLPKTGEASSLVHFVGVLMAGVATWIRTRKKED, from the coding sequence ATGAAAAAACAATTTTGTCTAGTGGCTACTAGTGTGGCACTTTTATCAGCCGTACCTCAGGTTTCCCCTGTTGTACGAGTTTCTGCAGAAATGTTAGACCAACATACCCAGTTAAAGACAGACTTGAAAACCCTGTATAAGCAACTAAAGGCTTTAGCAAATCACGATACAGGTCGTCAAGGCTATAGTAAATCTTATGCAACGATAGAGAAATCACAGGCATTTTCACAACTAAAGGAAATTGTTGAAAAGGATTTTAAAGATGTAGAGGTACAAACGCTTGAGTCCATCAAGGATGAATTGGTCGCAAAGGCGAATTCTTCTGATAACAATGTAGAATTTCAAAATTACAAACATGCGGTTGCAGAGGATTACGCAAAGCTATTGAAGCAGACATTGGAAACGGCAAAAAATATTTTAAAAGATGCTGGTCCTGACTATATAAAAAGACTAGAGGAAGTTGCTAAAAAGCAAGACTATGAGGAGCTGACAAAAGAATTTCAAAAGAGTTATGAAGAGGTCGAAGCCAAAAATAATCTAGCTGTTTATAAAAAGACTGTACAAGAAGCTGTTAAAAAGCTTTCGCTTCCAACAGCTCTAAAAAATAGTTATTTGGAAAAAATCCAAAATGCTAAGAGTAAGGAAGAATTAGATACTCTTCAAGCGGAGGCTGTAGGAGCAGTCAAAGCACAGGAAATGCTCAAACAGAAAAAGGAAGAGGCTAGAAGAGAGCTACTCGGGAAAAATGATCTTGACCCTCAAGAGCGTACGGATTTTGTCAATCGAGTTGAAAATGGATCTAGCGTCGAAGAGGTTGAGGCTATTTTACGCGAGGCAGATACTCGATCAGCTAACAATAAAGTGATATTTGACAAACGTCAGCAAATTGCAAAAGAGATTGCAGCTCTTGGTTTCTTGACTGCGGACCATCGCGTAGCATTAAATGAACGATTAGAGCAAGCTCAGGTTGAAAGTCAACTAGATAGCGTTTTAGCGGATGCCAAACAAAAAAACCTTGAAGATTTAAAGGCAGAAGAAAAGGGCACGCTAAAAAAAGCGAAAGAGATTCTTAAAACGCTCAGAACATTACCAGAATTGACCGATCCAAGTCTTTATGGGACAAGTATGCGTGTGTGGCAAGACATTAAAGAGTTATTAGGAGCCTATACAGATACCTTTGAGAAGCTAAAATCGCCAGATACAAACGATCAGGAACTGCGTCGGATTCGAGATAATCTTTACTTTGTGACGCAGTTTGGAGAAGTTGAACGAATTGCGCGTGAATTGGAGCAAAAACGTCGGAAATATCCGAATAATACAGAGTTAGAAGAGATTCTCAAGTCCATGTTTACAGGAACTCCCTATGCAACGATTGAAACGGGGAAATTTGCTGATTTTAATCATTTCCTAGCAGAGGATATCTATCCGAAACAAAAGAAATTTGAGAATTTGTTTGAGAAGCTGCAAGCACAGCAGGTAGGTCCCTTGACCACGTTGACATCTGTGGTTCAGACAATCAAGGAAACTAAAACCGAAGAGATTCCATTTGGGGTACAAGAAGAATCAAATCCAGAGTTGCCAAAAGGTCAGCGTAGAACGAAAGTTGCTGGTGTAAAGGGTGTCCGAACGATTGTTGAAGAGGTCAAAAAACAGGGAGATAAGGAGTTGTCACGGACAAAGGTGTCTGAGATGATTACGAAACCTGCGGTGACTCAGATTGTCGAAGTTGGTACTAAGGAAGAAAGAAAAACTGAACCGCTTACTCCATTAACTCCAGCTATTAAAACAATTCAAGAAGCACGAACGGAAGAAATTCCATTTGGGGTACAAGAAGAATCAAATCCAGAGTTACCACAAGGTGAACGTCGAGTGAAAGTCTTTGGCGTAAAAGGGGAACGGACGATTATTGAAGAAATCAAAACCCAAGGTGACAAGGAATTATCGCGCAGAGTGTTGTCAAATACAGTCACGAAAGAAGCTGTAACTCAGATTGTTGAGATTGGTACGAAAGTCGCTACGCCACTTCCAATTCCACAACAACCGGCCCCCAAAGTACCAGAAGTTCCAGAAATGCCTCCAGTTCAGCCAGAGGCGGATCCAATTCCACAACAACCGGCCCCTAAAGTACCAGAGGTTCCAGAAATGCCTCCAGTTCAACCAGAGGCGGATCCAATTCCACAACAACCGGCCCCCAAAGTACCAGAGGTTCCAGAAATGCCTCCAGTTCAACCAGAGGCGGATCCAATTCCACAACAACCGGCCCCCAAAGTACCAGAGGTTCCAGAAATGCCTCCAGTTCAGCCAGAGGTAGATCCAATTCCACAACAACCAGCCCCCAAAGTACCAGAGGTTCCAAAAACTCCTCCAGTGAAATCTGAAAAAGGGCAACCTTCAGCTCCGAAAAAGGAAAAACTTATAGTTCCAGAATCCCCACTACCTAAAAATCCTCAAAATTCGCCAATGCCCCCAGAAAGTGATGGGCAATTGCCTCAACCGCCAAAGGAAAGCAATCCTAAAATTTCAGATGATGTCAATCATAATCCTCCATCTAATTCTCCAAAAGAAGAAAAAAATGACAAGTCTCAATTGGAGCAAAGATCGAATCAGAACCTATCAAGGGAAAATAGCATGCATGCTCCATCGATAGGTGATAAGGATATGGATAAGATCCAAAAAATGGCAGATATAAGGAAGAACAAAAATGGCTCTTCTTCAGATAAGAAGCTATCCAGTTTGCCAAAAACAGGTGAAGCTTCCAGTCTTGTCCATTTTGTAGGTGTCTTAATGGCAGGAGTTGCAACTTGGATTCGCACTCGTAAGAAAGAAGATTAA
- a CDS encoding kinase, which produces MSTLVIIRGNSGSGKTSLAEAMQHHYDRKTLVVSQDNVRRTMLKEKVEPGNLSIGLTETIARFGYAEDLLVIVEGFYEADIYGEMLAQLRQLFAPRVYAYYYDIPFEETVKRHATRSKRADFTPDDMKRWWKEKDYLGWAEEVLLSAELSLEATVQLICQAIEHS; this is translated from the coding sequence GTGTCTACCTTGGTCATTATCCGCGGCAATTCTGGTTCAGGAAAGACGAGTCTGGCAGAGGCCATGCAACATCACTATGACCGTAAAACCTTAGTGGTTTCTCAAGATAATGTTAGAAGAACCATGTTGAAAGAAAAAGTTGAGCCAGGAAATCTATCCATTGGGCTGACAGAAACCATCGCACGTTTCGGGTATGCAGAGGATTTGCTGGTCATTGTTGAAGGCTTTTATGAAGCTGATATTTATGGGGAGATGCTAGCGCAATTGCGTCAGCTGTTTGCTCCTCGTGTCTATGCCTATTACTATGATATCCCCTTTGAAGAAACGGTTAAGCGGCATGCTACTCGCTCCAAAAGGGCTGATTTTACACCGGACGATATGAAGCGGTGGTGGAAAGAGAAGGATTATCTTGGATGGGCAGAAGAAGTCTTGCTGTCAGCTGAGCTGAGTTTAGAAGCGACTGTTCAACTGATTTGTCAAGCAATTGAACATAGCTGA
- a CDS encoding CoA-binding protein, with protein sequence MYEFQNPTDEQVKSYLANSKTIAVVGLSNREETVSNRIAKFMQDMGYQIIPINPRLAGSEILGETVYATLADVPVAIDIVNVFRRSEFLPDVAREFVETNAKIFWAQLELQNEEAAAILETAGRDDVVMNRCIKREYVRLMTGVS encoded by the coding sequence ATGTACGAATTTCAAAATCCAACAGACGAACAAGTGAAGAGTTATCTAGCTAATAGTAAGACCATTGCAGTGGTTGGCTTGTCCAATCGTGAAGAAACAGTCAGCAACCGCATTGCGAAATTTATGCAGGACATGGGCTATCAGATTATCCCAATCAATCCTCGTCTAGCTGGCAGCGAGATTTTAGGGGAAACGGTCTATGCAACTCTGGCGGATGTGCCTGTAGCGATTGACATCGTGAATGTCTTTCGTAGAAGCGAGTTTTTGCCAGATGTGGCACGGGAGTTTGTTGAAACAAATGCCAAGATTTTCTGGGCCCAATTAGAGCTTCAAAACGAAGAGGCAGCCGCTATTTTAGAAACTGCCGGTCGTGACGATGTGGTGATGAATCGTTGTATCAAGCGAGAATACGTTCGCTTGATGACAGGAGTAAGCTAG
- the polA gene encoding DNA polymerase I — protein METKKTLLLIDGSSVAFRAFFALYQQMDRFKSPSGLHTNAIYGFHLMLHHLLERIQPSHILVAFDAGKTTFRTEMYADYKGGRAKTPDEFREQFPFIRQMIEVLGIQHYDLEQYEADDIIGTLAKQAEADGFSVTIVSGDKDLIQLADDHTVVEISKKGVAEFEAFTPAYLMEKMGITPAQFIDLKALMGDSSDNIPGVTKIGEKTGLKLLKEYGSLEGLYQNIEGMKKSKMKENLINDKDIAFLSKTLATIDTKAPIEIGLTDLAYKGPKVEELGRFYDEMGFTQLKKAMNAAEETTDTTEVAFTEVTSVDPTMLSQDQFFHFELVKDNYHTEEMVGFAWGNKEKIYVSHDLTLLTQPVFKEFLESTALCVYDFKRAKVLLSRLGINLVRPAFDSRLAKYLLSTVEDNAISTIANLYGTTILPTDEEFYGRGAKQAVPEKDVLFAHLARKVAVLVETEQPMREALQEHGQMALLEEMEQPLAYVLAKMEIAGIRVEKATLQDMQAENEIVLARLTQEIHEMAGEKFNINSPKQLGVILFEKLGLPLEMTKKTKTGYSTAVDVLERLAPIAPIVAKILEYRQIAKLQSTYVIGLQDSILADGKIHTRYVQDLTQTGRLSSIDPNLQNIPVRLDQGRLIRKAFVPEWKDSVLLSSDYSQIELRVLAHISGDEHLIDAFNHGADIHTSTAMRVFGIEKAEDVTSNDRRNAKAVNFGVVYGISDFGLSNNLGITRQEAKSYIDMYFERYPKIKEYMETVVREARDKGYVETLFHRRREIPDINSRNFNVRSFAERTAINSPIQGSAADILKIAMIRLDQALTDGQFKTRMLLQVHDEIVLEVPNEELTVIRQLVKETMETAIALSVPLEADENAGKTWYEAK, from the coding sequence ATGGAAACGAAGAAAACATTATTACTGATTGACGGTTCTTCCGTCGCTTTTCGGGCCTTTTTTGCCCTTTACCAGCAGATGGATCGATTTAAGAGTCCGAGTGGCCTTCATACCAATGCGATTTATGGCTTTCATCTTATGCTCCATCATCTTTTGGAGCGGATTCAGCCAAGCCACATTTTAGTCGCTTTTGACGCGGGCAAGACGACCTTTCGGACAGAGATGTATGCAGACTACAAAGGCGGTCGTGCCAAAACTCCAGATGAATTTCGTGAGCAATTTCCTTTTATTCGCCAGATGATTGAGGTACTGGGCATTCAGCATTATGATTTGGAGCAGTACGAAGCAGATGATATTATCGGAACCTTGGCCAAACAAGCAGAGGCTGATGGTTTTTCTGTGACCATTGTCAGCGGGGATAAGGACTTGATTCAGCTGGCAGATGATCATACGGTGGTTGAGATTTCGAAAAAAGGGGTCGCAGAGTTTGAAGCCTTCACTCCTGCGTATCTGATGGAAAAGATGGGCATCACGCCTGCTCAATTTATTGACTTAAAAGCCTTGATGGGAGATTCTTCGGACAATATCCCTGGAGTGACGAAGATTGGAGAAAAAACAGGTCTGAAGTTGCTCAAGGAATATGGTAGTTTAGAAGGATTGTACCAAAATATCGAGGGGATGAAGAAGTCCAAGATGAAGGAAAATCTCATCAATGACAAGGACATTGCCTTCTTGTCTAAGACGCTTGCGACCATTGATACAAAAGCACCGATTGAAATTGGCCTGACAGATTTAGCCTACAAGGGTCCCAAGGTCGAGGAACTTGGACGTTTCTATGATGAAATGGGCTTTACCCAGCTGAAAAAAGCGATGAATGCGGCTGAGGAAACCACTGATACGACGGAAGTAGCTTTTACAGAGGTGACAAGTGTTGACCCAACCATGCTCTCTCAAGACCAATTTTTCCATTTTGAGCTCGTGAAGGACAATTACCATACGGAAGAAATGGTTGGCTTTGCTTGGGGCAATAAGGAGAAAATCTATGTCAGTCATGACTTGACCCTTCTGACCCAGCCCGTTTTTAAGGAGTTTTTAGAGAGTACAGCTCTCTGTGTGTATGATTTCAAGCGGGCCAAGGTGCTATTGAGCCGACTGGGGATTAACCTTGTGCGTCCAGCTTTTGATAGTCGTTTGGCTAAATACCTTCTATCAACCGTAGAAGATAATGCTATCTCAACCATCGCGAACTTGTATGGAACAACGATTCTTCCGACGGATGAAGAATTCTACGGCCGTGGGGCCAAGCAAGCTGTTCCAGAAAAGGATGTGCTTTTTGCCCATTTAGCAAGGAAGGTAGCAGTGCTGGTCGAGACAGAGCAGCCGATGAGAGAGGCTTTGCAAGAGCACGGGCAAATGGCCTTGTTAGAAGAAATGGAGCAGCCTTTGGCCTATGTCCTTGCCAAGATGGAAATCGCAGGAATCCGAGTGGAGAAGGCCACTCTTCAAGACATGCAGGCAGAAAATGAGATTGTCTTAGCTCGTTTGACCCAAGAAATCCACGAGATGGCTGGCGAAAAATTTAATATCAATTCCCCCAAGCAGCTGGGTGTGATTCTTTTTGAAAAGTTAGGATTGCCTTTGGAGATGACTAAGAAAACCAAAACGGGCTATTCGACAGCAGTTGATGTTTTGGAGCGTTTGGCTCCCATTGCACCCATCGTGGCCAAAATCTTGGAATATCGCCAAATTGCCAAACTGCAATCAACGTATGTGATTGGCCTGCAAGATTCCATCTTAGCAGACGGGAAGATTCATACGCGTTATGTGCAGGATTTGACCCAGACAGGTCGCCTGTCCAGCATTGACCCAAATCTGCAAAATATCCCTGTTCGCTTGGATCAAGGACGCTTGATTCGTAAGGCCTTTGTGCCAGAGTGGAAGGACAGTGTGCTGTTGAGTTCGGACTATTCCCAGATTGAATTGCGGGTTTTGGCCCACATTTCAGGAGATGAGCATTTGATTGATGCCTTTAACCATGGAGCGGATATCCATACCTCGACAGCTATGCGGGTCTTTGGTATTGAAAAGGCCGAGGATGTCACCTCTAATGACCGCCGAAATGCCAAGGCTGTGAATTTTGGGGTGGTGTATGGGATTTCAGACTTTGGTTTGTCCAATAACCTTGGCATCACACGTCAAGAAGCGAAATCTTACATTGATATGTATTTTGAACGCTATCCTAAAATCAAGGAGTATATGGAAACGGTCGTGCGGGAAGCAAGGGATAAAGGCTATGTAGAAACCCTCTTTCACCGCCGTCGCGAAATTCCAGATATCAATTCTCGGAATTTCAATGTGCGTAGTTTTGCGGAGAGAACAGCGATTAACTCTCCTATTCAAGGAAGTGCCGCTGATATTTTAAAAATTGCTATGATTCGTTTGGATCAGGCTTTGACCGATGGTCAGTTTAAAACGCGGATGCTGTTGCAAGTCCACGATGAAATTGTCCTTGAAGTGCCTAATGAGGAGTTGACCGTTATTCGTCAGTTGGTCAAAGAAACGATGGAGACCGCTATTGCTCTCTCCGTTCCCCTGGAGGCAGATGAAAATGCAGGAAAAACCTGGTATGAAGCAAAATAA
- a CDS encoding ABC transporter ATP-binding protein, protein MVELKLKSIYKKYPNSEHYSVENFNLDIKDKEFIVFVGPSGCGKSTTLRMIAGLEDITEGELYIDQDLVNDIAPKDRDIAMVFQNYALYPHMTVYDNMAFGLKLRKYSKEDIDKRVREAAEILSLTEFLQRKPADLSGGQRQRVAMGRAIVRDAKVFLMDEPLSNLDAKLRVSMRAEIAKIHRRIGATTIYVTHDQTEAMTLADRIVIMSATKNEAGTGTIGRVEQVGSPEELYHHPVNKFVAGFIGSPAMNFMDVTLEGHEIVAEELRLKVPEGCLKVLRDKGYAGKKLIFGIRPEDVNMEVAFLKTFPDSVVRATISVSELLGSEAHLYCQLGHNEFIARVDARDHLKAGSQIELGFDLNKAHFFDPETEKTVY, encoded by the coding sequence ATGGTCGAATTAAAATTAAAAAGTATTTATAAAAAATACCCAAATAGTGAACATTATTCAGTTGAAAATTTTAATCTGGATATCAAGGACAAGGAATTTATCGTTTTCGTTGGACCGTCTGGCTGTGGGAAATCAACAACGCTCCGCATGATTGCTGGGCTTGAAGATATTACTGAAGGAGAGTTGTATATCGACCAAGACTTGGTGAATGACATAGCTCCAAAAGACCGGGATATTGCCATGGTTTTCCAAAACTATGCCCTATATCCGCACATGACAGTGTACGATAACATGGCTTTTGGACTGAAACTTCGTAAGTATTCCAAGGAAGATATCGACAAACGGGTACGCGAAGCTGCGGAAATCCTATCTCTGACAGAATTCTTGCAAAGAAAACCAGCAGATTTGTCAGGGGGGCAACGTCAGCGGGTAGCTATGGGACGTGCGATTGTCCGTGATGCCAAAGTATTCTTGATGGATGAGCCTTTGTCAAACTTGGATGCGAAATTGCGGGTATCCATGCGTGCAGAAATCGCAAAAATCCACCGTCGTATCGGTGCGACTACGATTTATGTAACCCATGACCAAACAGAAGCGATGACCTTGGCAGACCGTATCGTTATCATGTCTGCTACGAAAAATGAAGCAGGTACAGGAACGATTGGTCGCGTTGAGCAAGTTGGCAGTCCAGAAGAGCTCTACCATCACCCAGTCAATAAATTTGTAGCAGGATTTATCGGAAGCCCAGCCATGAACTTCATGGATGTGACTTTAGAAGGCCATGAAATTGTAGCTGAAGAATTGCGGTTGAAGGTACCTGAAGGTTGCCTTAAAGTACTACGCGATAAAGGCTATGCAGGTAAGAAACTGATTTTTGGTATTCGACCAGAAGATGTGAATATGGAAGTTGCATTTCTTAAAACATTTCCAGATTCAGTTGTGAGAGCGACCATTTCGGTTTCAGAATTACTTGGTTCTGAAGCTCATTTGTATTGTCAGTTAGGACACAATGAATTCATCGCGCGTGTAGATGCGCGAGATCATTTGAAAGCGGGGAGTCAGATAGAGCTTGGATTTGATTTGAATAAGGCTCATTTCTTTGATCCTGAGACAGAAAAAACAGTCTATTGA
- a CDS encoding DUF6287 domain-containing protein produces MKKRIYLVGLSVLALVLGACSNQAQPEGDASSSKVQTTVSSSEKAMDSASSSDGSTSSTKITKEESSKMNITELVNGAYQTVKGTWKDQEGNTLTFDDKGLVSDVYEGYGLSATDYGTASGGIYGGETGGFLIEFIPAGVTIENHENFTDTSDSKKDRIWTGVGMNSFAEQGQFYYRVSQ; encoded by the coding sequence ATGAAAAAAAGAATCTATCTTGTCGGTTTATCTGTTCTTGCTCTTGTTTTAGGAGCCTGTTCAAATCAAGCTCAGCCAGAAGGAGACGCGAGCAGCAGTAAAGTTCAGACGACAGTTTCGAGTAGTGAAAAGGCTATGGACAGCGCTTCAAGTAGTGATGGAAGCACAAGTTCTACAAAAATAACGAAAGAAGAAAGCAGTAAGATGAATATCACGGAATTAGTCAATGGGGCTTATCAGACGGTGAAAGGTACCTGGAAGGACCAAGAAGGAAATACCTTAACTTTTGACGATAAGGGTCTTGTATCAGATGTTTATGAAGGCTATGGTCTATCTGCGACAGATTATGGAACGGCTTCAGGAGGTATCTATGGAGGTGAAACAGGAGGTTTTCTTATCGAATTTATCCCCGCTGGTGTGACGATTGAAAATCATGAGAATTTTACAGATACATCTGATTCTAAGAAAGACAGAATTTGGACAGGTGTTGGAATGAACAGTTTTGCGGAGCAAGGTCAGTTTTACTACCGTGTTTCTCAATAA
- a CDS encoding DUF1304 domain-containing protein has product MSLITTILATLVALEHLYIFYLETIATTSDKTSQTFNMAKDELARPSVTVLFKNQGIYNGLLAIFLLYGIFISHSLEIVTIFVLYVIGAALYGAATSNKSILLKQGGPAILALLSILLLK; this is encoded by the coding sequence ATGTCCCTGATTACGACTATTTTAGCAACTCTTGTTGCCCTTGAGCACCTCTATATTTTTTACTTAGAGACTATTGCCACTACTTCTGACAAGACTAGTCAGACTTTCAATATGGCTAAGGATGAGCTAGCTCGCCCCTCTGTGACGGTTCTCTTTAAAAATCAAGGCATTTACAATGGCTTGTTAGCAATTTTTCTTCTCTACGGGATTTTCATTTCACACAGCTTGGAAATCGTTACGATTTTTGTCCTGTATGTGATTGGCGCTGCCCTTTATGGAGCAGCAACCTCTAATAAGTCTATTCTCCTCAAACAAGGTGGCCCAGCTATTTTAGCTCTTTTGAGCATTTTGTTGTTGAAGTAA
- a CDS encoding MarR family winged helix-turn-helix transcriptional regulator yields the protein MTAIHHILYQLHVTDQAVTQLFEKGLGISLTRYELLQVLLKEAPCNQIQVQNALKIDQAALTRHFKILEEKGYVSRTRNPKNQREILVDVTDFAKEQLITAPPSHHLAVKEQMEGVLSEEESITLQTLLDKLVVGLENLAIEKD from the coding sequence ATGACAGCCATCCATCACATTCTCTACCAGCTTCATGTAACGGATCAAGCGGTGACTCAGTTGTTTGAAAAAGGCTTGGGCATCAGTTTGACACGCTATGAGTTATTGCAGGTCTTGTTAAAAGAGGCACCTTGTAACCAGATTCAGGTTCAGAACGCTCTAAAAATCGATCAGGCAGCCCTGACTCGGCATTTTAAGATTTTAGAAGAAAAAGGTTATGTGAGCAGAACGCGCAATCCCAAAAATCAGCGTGAAATTCTGGTTGATGTGACGGATTTTGCCAAAGAACAGCTTATCACTGCACCGCCCAGTCATCACTTGGCCGTAAAAGAGCAAATGGAAGGGGTTCTCTCCGAGGAGGAAAGTATCACCCTTCAAACCTTGCTGGATAAGCTGGTTGTTGGTTTGGAAAATCTTGCTATTGAAAAAGATTAG
- a CDS encoding LPXTG cell wall anchor domain-containing protein, whose amino-acid sequence MNIKKIAVSLTTITVLNTISPLVGVYAEENGVPMQTSSDSLAEIAQLNQELEQLWLLKQSLEYEVGVLKFRLLDTDPNKEPIPEGGLRTYDVDWKQLTEEEKQELRKQLAEKEPQLGKIESELKTKRERLEQALDTYLQGKVQKEDSSYDLQVILAEYGLSFEELSDYIVTEQDKIPPYKFRLTKPDGKLAETIGRGVSAYDYIHTFAKAWADYKAEHGSIPKKNVPLPIDKENSAQPSETVASPSGTTTSQPVGTDSTLIAEIPLGAPSAPSVLQGSSAGVTVTVSSQDAERIKSIRSTPVTNAQLPNGLSMKDVDLYDINPLDENGNVVQFSENATVTLPVAKGRKVLKVIYYLPETGTIEDLAFRYDARTNQVIFTMSQFSQYGIVYEPENASSTSQTAAKSEKGKLLPKTGDHVSLLGFVGAGLLSMLGLAYSRKSN is encoded by the coding sequence ATGAATATTAAAAAAATTGCTGTAAGCTTGACGACTATAACCGTATTAAATACTATTAGTCCGCTTGTCGGGGTTTATGCAGAGGAAAATGGCGTTCCTATGCAAACATCGTCGGATTCTTTAGCAGAAATTGCACAGTTAAATCAAGAATTGGAGCAATTATGGCTACTGAAACAATCACTTGAATATGAGGTTGGTGTTTTAAAATTTAGATTATTGGATACAGATCCAAATAAAGAACCTATACCCGAAGGAGGTCTCAGAACTTATGATGTTGATTGGAAACAGTTAACAGAAGAAGAAAAGCAAGAATTGAGAAAGCAACTTGCAGAAAAAGAACCTCAGCTAGGTAAAATTGAGTCAGAACTGAAGACGAAACGAGAACGTTTAGAACAGGCTTTGGATACCTATCTTCAAGGAAAGGTCCAAAAAGAAGATTCTAGTTACGATTTACAAGTTATCTTAGCCGAATATGGCTTATCTTTTGAAGAATTGTCGGATTATATAGTGACCGAGCAAGATAAAATTCCTCCCTATAAATTTCGTTTAACTAAACCTGATGGAAAACTTGCAGAGACTATTGGTAGAGGTGTATCAGCTTATGATTATATTCATACATTTGCTAAAGCTTGGGCAGACTATAAAGCAGAGCACGGCTCGATTCCTAAGAAAAATGTGCCTCTTCCAATAGATAAGGAGAACAGCGCTCAACCATCAGAGACAGTAGCTAGCCCATCAGGAACTACGACGAGCCAACCTGTGGGTACAGATAGCACTTTAATAGCTGAAATTCCGCTAGGTGCACCATCAGCTCCATCTGTTCTTCAAGGTTCATCAGCGGGTGTGACGGTGACTGTATCAAGCCAAGATGCTGAGCGTATTAAGAGTATTCGTAGTACGCCAGTCACAAATGCACAATTACCAAATGGACTTTCGATGAAGGATGTCGATTTGTATGACATTAATCCTCTGGATGAAAATGGCAATGTAGTGCAGTTCAGTGAGAATGCTACAGTGACACTTCCAGTTGCAAAAGGAAGAAAAGTCTTAAAAGTCATTTATTACTTGCCAGAGACAGGTACGATAGAAGATCTTGCGTTTCGTTACGATGCAAGGACTAATCAAGTCATTTTTACCATGAGCCAGTTCTCTCAATATGGTATTGTTTACGAACCAGAGAATGCTAGCAGTACTAGCCAAACAGCTGCAAAATCTGAAAAAGGTAAACTACTTCCAAAAACAGGGGATCATGTGAGTTTATTAGGCTTTGTAGGAGCAGGATTATTAAGTATGTTGGGATTAGCCTATTCACGTAAATCAAACTAA
- a CDS encoding helix-turn-helix domain-containing protein, which produces MTNYNLQKYIGSRVRVLRKRRKMSQQHLSESADVGTDYISTLETKGSNIKIDTLEKIIIGLEASPAEFFQFHTNLENPDLLEFVEEISTLDSEEQKELLHSFKTILSIIKQKKAD; this is translated from the coding sequence ATGACGAATTACAATTTACAAAAATACATAGGTTCTCGAGTAAGGGTTTTGCGAAAACGGAGAAAAATGAGCCAGCAACACCTTAGTGAATCTGCTGATGTGGGTACTGATTACATCTCAACACTCGAAACCAAAGGTTCCAACATTAAAATTGATACCCTAGAAAAAATCATTATTGGACTAGAGGCAAGCCCAGCTGAATTTTTCCAATTTCATACTAACCTCGAGAATCCTGACTTATTGGAGTTTGTAGAAGAAATCTCTACGCTAGATTCAGAAGAACAAAAGGAATTACTCCATTCTTTTAAAACAATTCTATCTATTATAAAACAGAAAAAGGCAGATTAG